The following are encoded in a window of Brevibacillus sp. DP1.3A genomic DNA:
- a CDS encoding esterase-like activity of phytase family protein, which yields MKIHFQKKSLLIATIAALSLIGTQGAGATQNVTGAPVVAEIHEWKNPPVLTEGIKEGGFSGLVHLPNDPPSIFYTLADRGPNGQYGKDELRTFPDQNYTPRLYKIKVENGNIHVLETIKLHLPQGKINAFTKTNYISGLPNLAGPDEVPYDVTGTKKISYDPDGLDLEGIAYNPVDDTFWLSDEYRPSIIQVKRDGTILGRYVPKGTKEALVAAGAKMEIFDTLPAVYSKRIANRGFEGVTISPDGKFLYTSIQSPMALPDKKTGEASRNLRILKMDLATKKVVGEYMYIAENAKDFVKVKQKDVVISDLAALSQDVLLIDERDKNAGANAQLKRIYKADFSKATNLLGTSTSEQDFEKLTVAQLKEKGIVPVSKELLVDVAKLNYPHEKLEGLAIVDKNTIAIVNDNDFGVEGYDEKGKIKINSNPTQLYVIKVGKDLK from the coding sequence ATGAAAATTCACTTTCAAAAGAAAAGCTTGCTGATCGCAACAATTGCGGCTCTATCCTTGATCGGAACACAAGGAGCAGGTGCCACTCAAAATGTAACGGGAGCACCCGTTGTAGCCGAAATTCACGAATGGAAAAATCCTCCTGTGCTCACTGAAGGTATTAAAGAAGGCGGCTTCTCCGGTCTGGTGCATCTCCCTAACGATCCTCCTTCTATTTTTTATACATTGGCTGACCGTGGACCAAATGGGCAATATGGCAAGGACGAGCTGCGTACCTTCCCTGACCAAAACTACACACCACGCTTGTACAAAATAAAAGTGGAGAATGGAAACATTCACGTTTTGGAAACCATCAAGCTGCATTTGCCACAGGGCAAGATCAACGCTTTTACGAAAACGAACTATATTAGTGGATTGCCGAACCTCGCTGGCCCTGATGAAGTTCCCTACGATGTAACGGGAACAAAAAAGATTAGTTACGATCCAGACGGTTTGGATTTGGAAGGCATCGCTTACAACCCGGTCGACGATACATTTTGGTTATCCGACGAATACCGCCCATCCATCATTCAAGTAAAGCGTGACGGCACAATCCTGGGCCGCTATGTACCAAAGGGCACCAAAGAAGCCCTGGTTGCCGCAGGTGCAAAGATGGAGATTTTTGATACGCTGCCAGCCGTCTATTCCAAACGTATTGCAAACCGTGGCTTTGAAGGTGTCACGATCTCGCCAGATGGTAAGTTCTTGTATACTTCGATTCAAAGTCCGATGGCACTCCCTGATAAAAAGACAGGCGAAGCTTCCCGTAATTTGCGCATTTTAAAAATGGATCTCGCCACCAAAAAAGTCGTAGGCGAGTACATGTACATCGCAGAGAACGCGAAAGATTTCGTGAAAGTGAAACAGAAAGACGTCGTTATCAGCGACTTGGCTGCACTCAGTCAGGATGTTTTACTGATTGACGAGCGAGACAAAAATGCCGGTGCAAACGCACAGCTTAAGCGTATTTACAAGGCTGATTTTTCAAAAGCAACCAATTTACTCGGTACGTCAACAAGTGAGCAGGACTTCGAAAAACTCACCGTTGCCCAATTGAAAGAGAAGGGAATTGTGCCTGTTTCCAAGGAATTGCTGGTGGATGTAGCCAAGCTGAACTATCCGCATGAAAAACTGGAAGGATTGGCGATTGTGGATAAAAATACGATTGCCATTGTGAATGATAATGATTTCGGCGTTGAGGGCTATGACGAGAAAGGTAAGATTAAAATCAATAGCAATCCAACGCAGTTGTATGTGATTAAAGTTGGTAAGGATTTGAAATAA
- the trpB gene encoding tryptophan synthase subunit beta: MSMTEQTKKGYFGEFGGSFVPPQLQEVLDYLAEQFERYKDDEEFIEEYKYYLKEYIGRENPLTFARHLTAKLGGAKIYLKREDLNHTGAHKINNVIGQILLAKRMGAQRIIAETGAGQHGVATATVCAMFDMECVIYMGAEDTKRQALNVFRMELLGAKVVAVSKGQGRLKDAVDEALNDLVQNYQNTFYLLGSAVGPHPFPTMVKYFQSIISEESKRQILEKEGRLPDAVIAAVGGGSNAIGAFAHYIEEPSVRLIGVEPDQAPTLTKGVPAVIHGFKCLVLLDENGEPQKTYSIAAGLDYPGIGPEHSQLKVSGRAEYYTVTNEEVLAAFQELSRTEGIIPALESAHAIAYALQVAPTLSPEQILIVNLSGRGDKDVEQVFHLLNK, from the coding sequence ATGTCAATGACAGAACAGACAAAAAAGGGATATTTCGGTGAGTTCGGAGGAAGCTTTGTACCTCCACAATTACAGGAAGTATTGGATTATTTGGCCGAACAATTTGAAAGATATAAAGATGATGAGGAATTTATCGAAGAGTACAAGTATTATCTAAAAGAATATATAGGTCGGGAAAATCCGTTGACGTTTGCTCGTCATTTAACTGCAAAACTCGGCGGTGCCAAAATTTATCTAAAGCGAGAAGATTTAAACCATACTGGTGCCCATAAGATCAATAATGTCATCGGTCAAATCCTTCTGGCAAAGCGAATGGGTGCACAGCGTATTATTGCTGAGACGGGTGCAGGACAGCATGGAGTTGCTACTGCGACGGTTTGCGCGATGTTTGACATGGAATGCGTGATCTATATGGGCGCGGAGGATACGAAAAGACAAGCATTAAATGTATTTCGCATGGAGCTTTTAGGGGCAAAAGTGGTAGCGGTGTCCAAAGGGCAAGGAAGGCTGAAGGATGCGGTTGATGAAGCGCTGAATGATTTGGTTCAAAACTACCAGAACACGTTCTATCTATTAGGATCTGCGGTTGGTCCGCATCCGTTCCCTACGATGGTAAAGTATTTTCAATCGATTATCAGTGAAGAATCCAAGCGACAAATCTTAGAAAAAGAAGGTCGCTTGCCAGATGCGGTCATCGCTGCAGTTGGTGGGGGCAGTAACGCGATTGGAGCTTTTGCCCATTATATAGAGGAGCCATCCGTACGTCTGATTGGTGTTGAGCCTGATCAGGCACCTACCTTGACCAAAGGGGTTCCAGCCGTCATTCATGGTTTTAAATGCCTCGTATTGCTGGACGAAAATGGAGAACCTCAAAAAACGTATTCGATTGCTGCCGGGTTGGACTATCCTGGAATTGGCCCAGAGCACAGCCAGCTAAAAGTCAGTGGACGAGCGGAATATTACACGGTGACGAATGAAGAAGTGTTGGCGGCTTTTCAAGAACTATCGAGAACAGAAGGGATCATTCCCGCCTTGGAAAGCGCTCATGCCATTGCGTATGCCTTGCAGGTGGCTCCCACTCTTTCACCGGAACAGATCCTGATTGTTAATCTTTCAGGACGAGGTGACAAAGACGTAGAGCAAGTTTTCCATCTGTTAAACAAATAA
- a CDS encoding HEAT repeat domain-containing protein: MNNTEIKNEFPQNFEELKKAANRTSNWRERLEAVEELGQWKHEQTIQLLKRIVENDTVYKVQETAFHKLKAFGEGVRLPAQKKGDLIKGATKALVRIKKSLPKGHTIEEFKEKLQKMRSDIYDTYEGEKGADFEQWLESTWASL, translated from the coding sequence TTGAATAATACTGAAATCAAAAACGAGTTTCCCCAAAACTTTGAGGAATTAAAGAAAGCTGCTAATCGAACATCGAATTGGAGAGAACGCTTAGAGGCTGTTGAAGAATTAGGGCAGTGGAAGCATGAGCAAACGATTCAATTACTGAAGCGTATCGTGGAAAATGATACGGTGTACAAAGTGCAAGAGACTGCTTTTCATAAACTGAAAGCCTTTGGGGAAGGGGTTCGATTACCTGCTCAGAAAAAAGGCGACTTGATCAAAGGAGCAACGAAAGCCTTGGTAAGAATTAAGAAAAGCTTGCCAAAAGGCCATACGATTGAGGAGTTCAAAGAGAAACTGCAAAAAATGAGAAGCGATATCTATGATACGTACGAGGGAGAAAAAGGTGCTGATTTTGAGCAGTGGCTGGAAAGCACTTGGGCCTCTTTATAG
- a CDS encoding SMI1/KNR4 family protein yields MGIPNHVTFECCTEKIDIKDIEEVETVLGVRFPKDFVECMLENHEGCPVPCVFDYGDVEGKVFNTFYSLSSEVGSYYILTAFEDIKDYVPDGLIPIGYDAGGGNICFDYSNGKQSEPIIVFVDHECMLTEKDLTKEELEEKSLEEWQREGITTIASTFTEFLSKLYE; encoded by the coding sequence ATGGGAATTCCAAATCATGTAACATTTGAATGCTGCACAGAGAAAATAGACATCAAAGATATCGAAGAAGTGGAAACTGTCTTGGGCGTACGATTTCCTAAAGATTTTGTAGAGTGTATGCTTGAGAATCATGAGGGATGTCCGGTTCCATGTGTTTTTGATTATGGAGATGTAGAAGGTAAAGTATTTAATACATTCTATAGCCTTAGCAGTGAGGTTGGGAGTTACTATATTTTAACAGCATTCGAGGATATTAAGGATTATGTACCTGACGGATTGATTCCTATCGGATACGATGCTGGTGGTGGTAACATTTGCTTTGATTATAGTAACGGAAAACAGTCTGAACCAATCATTGTCTTCGTAGACCACGAATGCATGCTGACAGAGAAAGACCTGACTAAAGAGGAACTAGAAGAAAAATCACTAGAAGAATGGCAAAGAGAAGGCATTACCACAATAGCCTCTACATTTACTGAATTTTTATCAAAGCTGTATGAATGA